Within the Halalkalicoccus sp. NIPERK01 genome, the region CTCGCGATCGACCTGCCCGCGGCGCGTCGTCAGCCAGTCCTCGAACTCGCTTCCGAGATCCTCCGCGAGCGCCCCCTCGATCGTGTCGAGGATGTGTCCGAGGAACTCCCGTTCTTCGTCGCGATAGGGCGGGTAGACCACCCAGTCCGAACTCCCGGCGGCGAGGACCTCCCCATCGGCCTCGGGAACCGCCGAGAGGAGCAGTCGTCCGGTTCGGCTCGACCCCTCGCGGTCCATGTCGCGGTGGTACGCCTCGACGACGCGTCCATCGATCGGGTGGGCGGGGTCGAAGAGCGTCCCGCCGTCGAACGTGATCGGGAAGTACGCGAGGCCGCCCGGGGAGAGCGCGGCGAAAAGGATCGGGAGGGCGCCGTCGAGGTCCACGAGGTCGAGAACCGCCTGTGCGATCAGCAGGTCGTAGTCGCCCTCCAGCGCGTCGAAGGCGTCGCCCGCGACCAGCGAGACGGCGACGCCGTCGCGGCGGAGGCGGTCGCCCTCCTCGACGAACCCCGCTTCGAGGAGGTGCTCGCGGGCGGCGGCGACGTTCTCCGCCCGGCGGTCGATCGCGGTGTACGAGACGTCGCCCGAGAGGACCCCCCAGTCGAGCAGGCGGGAGATGCCGGTGCCGACGCCCGCGCCGATCTCGACGACGTCGAGCGGCCCCTCGGGGAGTTCGCGTTCGAGGTGGTCGAGCACCCGCCGGTCGATCGCCCGGTCGTCGACGGTGCGTTTCGCGTGCAGGTAGCGCTGGAAGTCGGTCATGAGTCGTAGGTCAGCACTGCCCCGATCGCCTCCCCGGGGCGCTCGGCGAGCAGGCGGTAGGCCTCCGGGGCGTCCTCGACCGGGTGGCGGTGGGTGAGAAGCGCCTCGGTGTCGATGTCTCCCAGCCGATCCCACGCCAGTGCGAGCCGTCGGGGCTTGTCCCAGCGCCCGCGCAGGTCGGGTGCGATCGTGCTGACCTGCGTGCTCCGGAGCGCGATCCGGCTTCGGTGAAACCGCCCGCCGAGGTCGAGGTCGACGCGCTTGTTCCCGTACCACGAACCGATCAGTACGCGACCGGCGTAGCCCGTCGCACCGATCGCGGCGTCGAGCGCCGCGGGGTTGCCCGAGAGTTCTATCGAGAGGTCCGCGCCCTCGTGGTGTTCACAGCCGAGCGCCCCGCGGAGGTCCGCGCCGGGTTCGAACGTCCGGTCGGCGCCGAGCGCGAGCGAGCGCTCGCGGCGGAGGCGGTAGCGGTCGACCGTGTAGAGCGCGTCGAGCGGGTGGGCGGCGAGGAACGCGGTCGTGAGCAGGCCGAGGACGCCCTGTCCGAAGACGGCCGCCCGCTCGCCGACGACCGGCGCGGCGTCCATGACGACGTTGAGCGCGGCCTCGACGTTCGGCAGCAGGGTCGCCGCCTCGGCGGAGAGGCCGTCGGGGACGCGCTGGAGGTCGGCCGGAACCGCACGGAAGTGGCTCGCGTGGGGGTGGAAGGCGAACACACGCTCGTCGAGCCAGCCCCCGTCGACGTCGCCGCCGGTCTCGATCACCCGGCCGACGGCGGCGTAGCCGTAGGAGATCGGGTAGGTCAGATCGCCCGAGAGCGACGGGATCGTCTCGTCCGCGGGGAGGTCGTCGGGGGCCTCACCCCGGTAAAGCAGGAGTTCCGTTCCGGGGCTGATTCCCGAGCGCTCGGTCTCGACGAGCACCTCGTCCGGATCGGGTTCGGGCACCGGGAACTCCTCGACGCGGACCTCCTCGGGGGCGTGAAACGAGACCGCCCGCGCGGTCATCGTTCCTCGCGAGCGACGGCCGGCAGTGGTCGAACGCGGGACACGGGGTCGAATAGGGCCGACGCCGTCATTGTTCTTGTGTCGGTTCGGACAGCCGACCGGAGACGTACAGCCAGTCGCGGACGAACCCGGCGACGAACGGGGTGGCGACGAAGACGGCGGCGACGGTCGTGAGCGGCGTGGAGACGACCGGCGAGAGGACGAGGGTCAGAAACGCCATCTGGAGGCCCGCGAGGGGGCGACGACCCCTTCGGGGCGGGAGGTCGAAGACGGGGCGACCGCGGTGGCGACGGAGCCAGCGCCCGAGGACGAACAGGTAGCGCGCGACGCTCACGGAGAGGTACCAGACGGGAAGCTGGCCGTAGGCCACGGCCAGCAGCGGCGCGATCAGGATGCCCAGCGCGTCGAACTCGGTGTCGAGTCGTGCGCCCAGCGTCGTGACGTGATCCGTCAACCGGGCGACCGCCCCGTCGGCGTAGTCCGCGAGTACGGCCGTCCCGTACAGGAGGGCGGGCAGCCAGACGAGCGATTCGGTGGGCCGAGGGAGGAGGAGGAAGCCGGCGAGGAAGGCGATCAGGACGCCACGGGCGAGCGTGAGCAGCGTGCCGGGCCCGAGCGAGGGGAGCAACCGCCCGGCGTCGCGGTTCCGGGGAAGAAAGCGCCAGAACAACGCGAGTACGTAGGCGAGAACCGGGATCGTGAGGAGGAGCCACCGGCGTGCGAGGCCGTCGGCCAGGAGCAGGCGAAGTCCGCCGAACGAGAGCGCGGTCACGACCGCCGCGATCGCC harbors:
- a CDS encoding CDP-alcohol phosphatidyltransferase family protein, with the translated sequence MSDAYAGRTLRRLRLRWVVVAAIAAVVTALSFGGLRLLLADGLARRWLLLTIPVLAYVLALFWRFLPRNRDAGRLLPSLGPGTLLTLARGVLIAFLAGFLLLPRPTESLVWLPALLYGTAVLADYADGAVARLTDHVTTLGARLDTEFDALGILIAPLLAVAYGQLPVWYLSVSVARYLFVLGRWLRRHRGRPVFDLPPRRGRRPLAGLQMAFLTLVLSPVVSTPLTTVAAVFVATPFVAGFVRDWLYVSGRLSEPTQEQ
- a CDS encoding zinc-binding alcohol dehydrogenase, with translation MTARAVSFHAPEEVRVEEFPVPEPDPDEVLVETERSGISPGTELLLYRGEAPDDLPADETIPSLSGDLTYPISYGYAAVGRVIETGGDVDGGWLDERVFAFHPHASHFRAVPADLQRVPDGLSAEAATLLPNVEAALNVVMDAAPVVGERAAVFGQGVLGLLTTAFLAAHPLDALYTVDRYRLRRERSLALGADRTFEPGADLRGALGCEHHEGADLSIELSGNPAALDAAIGATGYAGRVLIGSWYGNKRVDLDLGGRFHRSRIALRSTQVSTIAPDLRGRWDKPRRLALAWDRLGDIDTEALLTHRHPVEDAPEAYRLLAERPGEAIGAVLTYDS
- a CDS encoding bifunctional 2-polyprenyl-6-hydroxyphenol methylase/3-demethylubiquinol 3-O-methyltransferase UbiG → MTDFQRYLHAKRTVDDRAIDRRVLDHLERELPEGPLDVVEIGAGVGTGISRLLDWGVLSGDVSYTAIDRRAENVAAAREHLLEAGFVEEGDRLRRDGVAVSLVAGDAFDALEGDYDLLIAQAVLDLVDLDGALPILFAALSPGGLAYFPITFDGGTLFDPAHPIDGRVVEAYHRDMDREGSSRTGRLLLSAVPEADGEVLAAGSSDWVVYPPYRDEEREFLGHILDTIEGALAEDLGSEFEDWLTTRRGQVDREELTYVAHQLDVLCRV